One Labilibaculum sp. DW002 genomic window, GTCACCGACTGGGTGCTAACGAAGCACCTCCATCAATTATTTCAGCATTCCTTGGTGATGAGGTTTCTAAAATGCTAGATAAGATTGTAGAAGAAGTTGGAGAGAGAAAAATGACTCCGGATGAGAAAACTGCATTAAAGTTGGGTATTGGTCGTATTCCTGAGATTATTCTTGATAATACGGATCGTAATCGTACTTCTCCTTTTGCTTTTACTGGAAATCGATTTGAATTTCGAGCAGTAGGTTCCAGTACGAATAATGCGGCAGCCATGACAGCTTTGAATGCAGCAGTTGCAGTTCAGTTGACTGAATTTAAAAATGCAGTTGATTTCTTAATAGAAGAAGGTATTAAGAAAGATGAAGCCATTTTCCAGGTGATGAAAAAGATGATTATTGAATCCAAGCCAATTCGTTTTAATGGTGACGGTTATTCTGATAATTGGGTTGAAGAAGCCAAAGAGAGAGGTCTAACAAATATTACAAGTGTACCAGAATCAATCTCTAAGTATTTAGATCCGGAGGCTAAGAAAGCATTGGTTGGAAGTGGTGTGATGACTAATAAAGAACTTGAAGCTCGTGTAGAAGTTGAAATGGAAAAGTTTACCAAGAAAATTCAGATTGAATCACGTGTACTTGGAGATTTGGCGATTAACCATATTGTTCCGGTTGCTGTAGCTTATCAGACTAAGTTGATACAGAATGTTCAAGGTTTGAGAGACATTTTTGATAATGGTGAGTTTGAGGAGATGGCAGGAGCTAGAAAGGACTTGATTAGGCAAATTTCAAATCATATCTCTACAATTAAAGCTAAGGTTATAGGAATGGTTGCAGCTCGTAAGGAGTGTAATATGATTGAAGATGCAACCGAATCGGCATTTGCATACGATAAAAATGTTTGCCATTATCTAGATGAAATTAGATACCATATCGATAAACTTGAGTTGGTTGTTGATAATGAAATGTGGCCATTGCCTAAGTACCGTGAGTTGTTATTCAATAATTAATTCAGACAACAATATTTTTACCAAAAAGGATGTTCTTTTAAAGAGCATCCTTTTTTGTTTTGTATCAGAATAAATTATCTAGCATAACATTCTATTGACCTATAGAATAAAATATTTATTTTTATACCTTGTTAGCTCAATTATTGAATCTTAAAATCAACTGATGAAGTTTCTTACTCAATTTTGTATTCTTATTATTCTAGGGGCATTAGCTTCTTGCTCTTCAAAATCTTACGTTAAGCGTGGCGATAAAATGCTTGAGTCTGGACGATATTATTATGCTCAGAGTTTATACGAAAAGGCTTATAAAAAATCGAAAGATAAAGAGGCTAAAGCGGATATTGCCTTTAAGGCAGCATCTTGTTTCGATCAAGTAAATCAAGGACGAAAAGCATCTTCATGGTACAGAAAAGCAATAATGAATCGTGATACATTCTCGAATGCGGTATTGAATTTGGCTTATGTCGAAGTCAAAAATGGAAGAATGGAAGAAGCGGAAGAGAACTTTTGGGAATATGTAGACCTTAAACCCGAAGTAAAGAAGGAAGGTGATCCTTCAGAAATGTTAGAAAGGATAAAAAAGTGGGAAGAATTTCCAGGAAGATATAAAGTAGAATTGCTAAAAGATTTTAGTTCTACATCTAGTGATTTTGCACCTATTTATATGGGGAAAGATACAAATGTCATCTTTTTTTCATCAAATAGAAAATTGAAGGATAAGCCAAAAAAAGATGGGGTAACTGGAGAATATTATTCGAATATTTTTGAATCGCATTATTCTAATGAGGTGGTTCGAAAGAGTCGTAAGAAAAAAGGAAAGAAGATGACCACGCGTAAAGTTCTTGTGGATACTTACCAGTGGAGTAAAGCAAGAGGAGTTGGGGACACAATTAATTCTGACTGGAATGAAGGAGCTGCATGTTTTTCTCCAGAAGCTGATGTCTTGTATTATACTTCTTCAATGAAAGTGAATAAAAATAATCAGGGCACTAAAATATTCGTTGTTAAAAGAGAAGATGATGGTTGGGGTAGAGTGAGCCAACTAGATTTAGTTCCAGATAGCTTGTCGGTTGGACATCCATCTATATCTGCCGATGGTAATATTCTTTATTTTGTTTCCGATATGCCAGGTGGTTACGGAGGAAACGATATTTGGATGGCTAAGAAAAGTGGAAGTTCTTGGAGTGAGCCACAAAATTTGGGAAGACCAATCAACACGCCGAATGATGAACTATTCCCGTATATAAAAGAAAATGGAGATTTGTTTTTTGCCTCCGACCGAACCGAAGGAATGGGAGGATTAGATATTTATCAGGCCAAGCGCGAGAAAACTGGAGTTTGGACTGTCGAGAATATGAAATATCCAATTAATTCTACTGCTGATGATTTTGCAATGGTTTTCCAAATTGGACAGGAAAAAGGAATGTTTACATCTTCAAGAAAAAAAGGAAACGACGATATCTATCGTTTTGATTTTGTTCCATTGCAATTTTCTTTTGTGGGAAATGTGGTCAATAGTGAATCAAAAGAACCAGTTGAAAAAGCACGTGTTCACATTGTGTCTTCCGATGGAAACCAGAAAGATGTAAAAGCAAATCAGGAAGGGAAATTTACTGTTGACTTATTACCTGGTTTGGAATATGTAGTAATGGTATCGGCCGATGGATATTTGAATGGAAAGGAACTGGTAAATACTTTAGACCTTACTGTTAGTCGAAATTTTAAAGCTATGATTGGTTTAAATCCTATCGAGAAGCCAATCGAATTGCCAAATATTTTTTATGATTTTGGATCTTGGACATTAAGAGATGAATCGAAAACGGCTTTGGATGGTTTAGTTGAAACTTTAAATGATAACCCAAAAATTACCATAGAGCTAGGTTCTCATACCGATTTTGTAGGAAGTGAATCAACAAATCAAGGCTTATCGCAAAAAAGAGCTCAGTCTGTTGTCGATTATTTAATCGAAAAAGGAATTAATTGGGATCGATTGGTAGCGCAAGGTTATGGCGAAGCGAAGCCTTTAATAATTTCATCCGATAAGGCAAAAGAATATGATTTCTTGAAAGAAGGAGATGTTCTAACTGAATGGGTGATTAGTAAATTACAAGAAAAACAAAAAGAAATAGCCAATCAGTTGAATCGTAGAACCGATTTTAGAGTGTTATCGACAGATTATGTCCCAGGACCGAACTCTAAAAATAAGCCAGGTGTAAATTCAGATCAAATTGGAAATACAATTATTAAAAATCTGAGTGGAATAAAAGGAGTGTTCTATACGATTCAAATAGGAGCTTTTAGTAAAAATACAATTCCACCGGTAATTCAAAAATATAAAGTTGTATTTAGAGGCGAAGTAGATGCCAATACGGTGAGATATACCACAGGTATTTTTGATGATGTTGAGGAAGCAAGAGCTGAAGCAGATAAGATTACAAAAACAGGAATTAAAGCATTTGTAATCGCATACAATAAAGGGAAAAAGATTACCTTTGCCGAAGCAAAAAAAATGAAGAAGTAGAAATGGAAAATTGATTGGGTAAATGGCTGTGTAAGTTTCCTTTGGTTGCATATGTGGTTTTTGCCTTTCACCTTTTTACTTTCACCTTTTTATTCTAAACAACCATGAGAAAAGACGAAAGATATAACTTAAGAGGCGTTTCCGCATCAAAGGAAGATGTGCATAATGCAATAAAAAACATTGATAAAGGGCTTTATCCAAAGGCTTTTTGTAAGGTGATTCCTGATTATTTAACGGGAGACGATGTGTACTGTAATATCATGCATGCTGATGGGGCAGGAACAAAATCTGCTTTAGCTTATATGTATTGGAAAGAGACGGGGGACTTGTCGGTTTGGAAAGGTATTGCTCAGGATGCAATCATTATGAATCTTGATGATTTACTTTGTGTTGGTGCTGTTGATAATATTCTGCTTTCGTCGACAATTGGTCGCAACAAAAACCTGATTCCAGGTGAGGTTATTTCTGAAATTATTAATGGAACTGAGGAATTGCTTGCAGAGTACCGTGAGCTAGGTGTGAATATTTACTCAACTGGTGGCGAAACGGCTGATGTTGGAGATTTGGTTCGTACTATAATTGTCGATTCTACGGTTACTTGCCGTATGAAACGTGAGGATGTTATCACAAATGAAAAAATTCAAGCTGGTGATGTTATCGTTGGTTTGGAGTCATTTGGTAAGGCAACATACGAAGAAACTTATAACGGCGGAATGGGATCTAACGGGTTGACTTCTGCTCGTCATGATGTTTTCTCGAAATATCTTGCTAAAAAATATCCAGAAAGCTATGATGGTGCAGTTCCTGAAGAGTTGGTGTATTCTGGTAATTGTAAATTAACAGATGCTGTTGAAGGTACAGAATTGGATGCGGGTAAGTTAGTATTGTCTGCGACTCGTACTTTTGCTCCTATTGTAAAAGTAGCTCTGGATAAGTTTCGTTCTCAAATTCATGGTATGATTCATTGTTCGGGTGGAGCTCAAACAAAAGTTCTTCACTTTGTAGACAATCTTCATATCGTAAAAGATAACATGTTTGATGTGCCTCCAT contains:
- a CDS encoding OmpA family protein, which translates into the protein MKFLTQFCILIILGALASCSSKSYVKRGDKMLESGRYYYAQSLYEKAYKKSKDKEAKADIAFKAASCFDQVNQGRKASSWYRKAIMNRDTFSNAVLNLAYVEVKNGRMEEAEENFWEYVDLKPEVKKEGDPSEMLERIKKWEEFPGRYKVELLKDFSSTSSDFAPIYMGKDTNVIFFSSNRKLKDKPKKDGVTGEYYSNIFESHYSNEVVRKSRKKKGKKMTTRKVLVDTYQWSKARGVGDTINSDWNEGAACFSPEADVLYYTSSMKVNKNNQGTKIFVVKREDDGWGRVSQLDLVPDSLSVGHPSISADGNILYFVSDMPGGYGGNDIWMAKKSGSSWSEPQNLGRPINTPNDELFPYIKENGDLFFASDRTEGMGGLDIYQAKREKTGVWTVENMKYPINSTADDFAMVFQIGQEKGMFTSSRKKGNDDIYRFDFVPLQFSFVGNVVNSESKEPVEKARVHIVSSDGNQKDVKANQEGKFTVDLLPGLEYVVMVSADGYLNGKELVNTLDLTVSRNFKAMIGLNPIEKPIELPNIFYDFGSWTLRDESKTALDGLVETLNDNPKITIELGSHTDFVGSESTNQGLSQKRAQSVVDYLIEKGINWDRLVAQGYGEAKPLIISSDKAKEYDFLKEGDVLTEWVISKLQEKQKEIANQLNRRTDFRVLSTDYVPGPNSKNKPGVNSDQIGNTIIKNLSGIKGVFYTIQIGAFSKNTIPPVIQKYKVVFRGEVDANTVRYTTGIFDDVEEARAEADKITKTGIKAFVIAYNKGKKITFAEAKKMKK
- a CDS encoding AIR synthase related protein — its product is MRKDERYNLRGVSASKEDVHNAIKNIDKGLYPKAFCKVIPDYLTGDDVYCNIMHADGAGTKSALAYMYWKETGDLSVWKGIAQDAIIMNLDDLLCVGAVDNILLSSTIGRNKNLIPGEVISEIINGTEELLAEYRELGVNIYSTGGETADVGDLVRTIIVDSTVTCRMKREDVITNEKIQAGDVIVGLESFGKATYEETYNGGMGSNGLTSARHDVFSKYLAKKYPESYDGAVPEELVYSGNCKLTDAVEGTELDAGKLVLSATRTFAPIVKVALDKFRSQIHGMIHCSGGAQTKVLHFVDNLHIVKDNMFDVPPLFKLIKEQSGTDWAEMYKVFNMGHRYEFYVPQDIAEEIIAISKEFNVDAKIVGRCEEGKGKKLTIKSEFGEFEY